A genomic stretch from Deltaproteobacteria bacterium includes:
- a CDS encoding phosphatidate cytidylyltransferase has product MFIKRVISSLLLVPALLVVLFSPWVFFFKMVVFIALTLGLREFFNMEKFGSGERRIGYLLGCGHILFLLFYPWNGATLFLEEILLVLLVFISTLFVHAGLQGIGKKIGLMFLAIFYIGTLGSTVGLLRDFPDGAYWVLLLLALTWLNDTSAYFFGHWFGKRRLAPLISPGKTVEGVIGGFIGSLLTFGLFHRFWNLSLSWRSGFVLVLLISLFGPLGDLSESLLKRSSGVKDSGVLIPGHGGILDRIDALLFNAPVVYAFASWIHWNSMRIE; this is encoded by the coding sequence ATGTTTATCAAGAGGGTCATTTCGTCACTCCTTCTCGTGCCAGCCCTTCTGGTTGTCCTTTTCAGTCCTTGGGTTTTTTTCTTCAAGATGGTGGTGTTTATCGCACTGACTCTTGGGCTCCGCGAGTTTTTCAATATGGAAAAGTTCGGTTCTGGAGAACGACGGATCGGCTATCTTCTGGGGTGTGGTCACATTCTTTTCCTTCTTTTTTACCCTTGGAACGGGGCAACCTTGTTTTTGGAAGAGATCCTCCTCGTTTTGCTTGTGTTCATCTCCACTCTTTTTGTTCATGCGGGTCTTCAGGGGATTGGAAAAAAAATCGGTCTGATGTTTCTGGCCATTTTTTATATTGGAACTCTGGGATCGACGGTCGGCCTCCTGAGAGATTTTCCGGACGGTGCCTATTGGGTGCTGTTGCTTTTGGCCCTCACATGGCTCAATGACACCTCGGCCTATTTTTTTGGGCATTGGTTTGGGAAAAGGAGACTTGCCCCGCTGATCTCCCCCGGCAAGACGGTTGAAGGGGTTATCGGCGGTTTTATCGGCAGCCTGCTGACCTTCGGTCTCTTTCATCGCTTTTGGAACCTTTCGCTCTCCTGGAGGTCGGGGTTCGTTCTGGTTTTGTTGATTAGCCTTTTCGGCCCTCTGGGGGATCTCTCGGAATCGCTCCTCAAAAGGAGTTCTGGCGTAAAAGATTCGGGGGTTCTCATCCCGGGTCATGGGGGTATTTTGGACCGAATCGACGCCTTGCTCTTTAATGCCCCCGTAGTGTATGCCTTCGCCTCCTGGATTCATTGGAATAGTATGAGAATAGAATGA
- the ilvB gene encoding biosynthetic-type acetolactate synthase large subunit, with protein sequence MKALEDLGVEYLFGYPGGVVLYIYDEIHKQKKIKHILVRHEQGATHMADGYARVTGKPGVVLVTSGPAATNTVTGLTTAMMDSVPIVCFTGQVPVQLIGNDAFQECDIVGITRTCTKHNYLVKDVKDLERIIHQAFYIATSGRPGPVLVDIPKDVSMAMTEYQGIKKVELRGYKPKKVPAQGPLEEAVELIFKSNKPVLYMGGGVVASGASGIVTEFADLLGIPVTMTLMGLGGFPGDNPLCLGMLGMHGGYWANMAMNNSDLLIALGPRFDDRVTGDLKKFAVHAKKIHLDIDASSIGKIVNVDIGLVGDAKEVVSKIVSLAKKDPERVRRYRNSLKPWKEQIQRWQKEHPLYYPQEIGGTLRPQYVIQKIYEATKGEAIITTDVGQHQMWTAQIYKFNGPRRWCTSGGLGTMGFGLPAAIGAQLAYPNDTVFCISGDGSIQMNIQELATAVQNKLPVKVAIINNFYLGMVRQWQQFFYERRYSESEMLAMPDFVKLAESYGAVGFLVKKPSEVETVLKESLKIKDRPVLIDFHVVKEENVMPMVPAGKGLDEMLLA encoded by the coding sequence TTGAAGGCGTTGGAGGATCTGGGGGTTGAGTATCTCTTTGGCTACCCGGGCGGCGTTGTTCTTTATATCTATGATGAAATCCACAAGCAGAAAAAAATCAAACATATTTTGGTTCGCCACGAGCAGGGGGCAACCCACATGGCGGATGGTTATGCCCGTGTGACCGGAAAACCAGGTGTTGTTCTTGTAACCTCTGGTCCTGCGGCGACCAATACCGTAACCGGTTTAACGACGGCGATGATGGATTCGGTCCCGATCGTCTGTTTTACTGGTCAGGTGCCGGTCCAACTGATCGGCAATGATGCGTTTCAGGAGTGTGACATCGTCGGGATCACCCGCACCTGCACAAAACACAACTATCTCGTGAAGGATGTGAAGGATCTCGAGCGGATCATCCATCAGGCGTTCTACATCGCAACGAGCGGGAGGCCGGGGCCGGTGCTTGTCGATATCCCGAAGGATGTCAGCATGGCGATGACGGAGTATCAGGGGATTAAAAAAGTTGAGCTTCGAGGCTACAAGCCCAAGAAGGTTCCCGCCCAAGGGCCACTGGAGGAGGCGGTTGAGTTGATTTTTAAGTCAAACAAACCGGTTCTCTATATGGGGGGTGGCGTTGTGGCCTCCGGGGCCTCCGGCATTGTAACGGAATTCGCCGATCTTTTGGGTATTCCAGTTACGATGACGCTGATGGGGCTCGGTGGTTTTCCGGGCGATAATCCGCTTTGTTTGGGGATGCTCGGGATGCATGGCGGTTATTGGGCGAACATGGCGATGAACAACTCCGATCTCCTGATCGCGCTCGGTCCACGATTTGATGATCGTGTGACGGGCGATCTCAAAAAGTTTGCGGTTCATGCGAAAAAGATCCATCTGGATATCGATGCCAGCTCGATTGGGAAGATCGTCAATGTTGATATCGGCCTCGTCGGAGATGCCAAGGAAGTCGTGAGCAAGATCGTTTCCCTTGCAAAGAAAGATCCCGAACGGGTGCGCAGGTATCGGAACAGTCTTAAGCCGTGGAAAGAGCAGATCCAGAGGTGGCAGAAGGAACATCCCCTCTATTACCCGCAGGAGATCGGTGGTACTCTTCGCCCCCAGTATGTCATCCAAAAAATTTATGAGGCAACAAAAGGGGAGGCGATCATCACGACCGATGTTGGTCAGCACCAGATGTGGACGGCGCAGATCTATAAATTTAATGGCCCCCGCCGCTGGTGCACATCGGGAGGACTTGGAACCATGGGCTTTGGACTCCCTGCCGCGATCGGGGCCCAGCTCGCTTATCCTAACGATACCGTTTTCTGCATTTCAGGAGATGGGTCCATCCAGATGAATATCCAGGAGCTCGCAACGGCGGTTCAAAACAAACTGCCGGTCAAGGTGGCGATCATCAACAATTTCTATCTGGGGATGGTTCGGCAATGGCAGCAGTTCTTTTATGAACGGCGGTATTCAGAATCGGAGATGCTCGCGATGCCCGACTTTGTAAAATTGGCGGAGAGTTATGGGGCGGTCGGTTTTTTGGTTAAAAAACCGTCAGAGGTTGAGACGGTTTTGAAGGAGTCGCTCAAGATTAAAGACAGGCCGGTTCTCATCGATTTCCATGTGGTGAAGGAAGAGAACGTTATGCCGATGGTCCCGGCGGGCAAAGGATTGGATGAGATGTTGTTAGCATAG
- the rseP gene encoding RIP metalloprotease RseP, whose protein sequence is MTLFYFIIALGILIFIHELGHFLVAKKRGIGVEKFSLGFGPKLVSFKKGETTYMVSALPLGGYVKLRGEEPQESEPNDPTSYAARPLSHRLSVVFAGPFMNLLLAVLIMPVVFMIGRSEPQFWQEPAMVTAVRRDSPAQKIGIVSGDRIVAIDGKEIGAWRELMNEVLIRPEQTIEVEWERGSERIRREVTVAKDRETRGGYLGIEPIFFIGNEAIVDGVIPGSPAEKAGLQLEDEILEIDGKPVSDWVDMSEKVGLAAGKTVQILFRRSGEAQEVGLTPVRDEGSGRWMIGIRKDFEKRAGPQVMRKYPFFEAIRLGTEENLKLSGLTVTILGRLLSFQLSYKTLGGPIRIAQASAAAAKSGLSHFLYFIAFLSLQLGILNFLPIPVLDGGHILFMGIEAVIRRPVSNRLRMVADQVGFALLLTLMALVTLHDVDSVWGFGKILEWVKTLL, encoded by the coding sequence ATGACCCTCTTTTATTTTATCATCGCGTTGGGGATCCTGATCTTTATCCACGAGCTGGGGCATTTCCTTGTTGCCAAGAAGAGGGGCATAGGCGTTGAAAAGTTCTCCTTGGGTTTCGGTCCCAAACTGGTCAGTTTTAAAAAGGGAGAAACGACATACATGGTCTCCGCCCTTCCGCTGGGGGGGTACGTCAAGCTACGCGGAGAAGAGCCCCAGGAATCGGAACCAAATGATCCGACCTCTTATGCCGCGCGTCCTCTCTCCCACCGGTTGAGTGTTGTTTTTGCGGGGCCGTTCATGAATCTACTCTTGGCCGTCCTGATCATGCCGGTTGTCTTTATGATCGGTCGGAGCGAACCGCAATTCTGGCAGGAGCCCGCAATGGTCACGGCGGTCCGTAGAGACTCTCCAGCTCAAAAAATTGGGATCGTCTCGGGGGATCGTATTGTAGCGATTGACGGCAAGGAGATCGGGGCGTGGCGCGAGCTCATGAATGAAGTTTTGATTCGACCGGAACAGACGATCGAGGTGGAATGGGAGCGCGGTTCCGAGCGCATTCGGAGAGAGGTGACGGTGGCCAAGGACCGGGAGACGCGCGGAGGATATCTTGGTATCGAGCCGATTTTTTTCATCGGGAATGAGGCGATTGTCGATGGAGTGATTCCCGGAAGCCCGGCGGAAAAGGCGGGCCTCCAATTAGAGGACGAAATTTTGGAGATTGATGGGAAGCCGGTGAGTGACTGGGTTGATATGTCTGAAAAGGTCGGCCTGGCTGCAGGGAAGACGGTCCAGATTCTTTTCAGGCGCTCTGGCGAGGCCCAAGAGGTCGGGCTGACGCCGGTTCGTGACGAAGGGAGCGGTCGCTGGATGATCGGGATCCGGAAAGATTTTGAAAAGAGGGCCGGCCCACAGGTGATGCGAAAATACCCGTTTTTTGAGGCGATCCGGCTTGGGACTGAGGAGAATCTGAAGCTCTCCGGTCTCACGGTGACTATTTTGGGGCGATTATTGTCGTTTCAGCTCTCCTACAAAACGCTGGGGGGACCGATCCGCATCGCCCAGGCATCGGCTGCCGCCGCCAAGAGTGGCCTTTCCCATTTCCTTTATTTCATTGCCTTTCTCTCGCTGCAACTCGGCATCCTGAATTTTCTTCCGATCCCCGTTCTGGATGGGGGGCATATCCTCTTTATGGGGATTGAAGCGGTCATCAGGCGACCTGTTTCCAATCGCCTGCGCATGGTGGCGGACCAGGTCGGTTTTGCCCTCCTGTTGACCCTCATGGCGCTCGTAACGTTGCACGATGTTGATTCCGTCTGGGGGTTTGGAAAGATCCTGGAGTGGGTCAAGACTTTATTGTGA
- a CDS encoding 1-deoxy-D-xylulose-5-phosphate reductoisomerase, with amino-acid sequence MKRLAILGSTGSIGRQALDLVARHTDRFAVEALVAGENLDLLSNQIRQFHPHLVSVRRESDARILRSAFGSGLRVLSGEEGAVEIAVESNADLVLSAIVGAAGLKPTYVALRKGRDVALANKESLVIAGELMTREAQKSGAKILPVDSEHSAIFQSLQAGRYEEVSRLILTASGGPFFTRSRDSMATVTVEEALKHPNWTMGSKITIDSATLMNKGLEVIEARWLFGFSVGQIDVQIHPQSIIHSMVEYKDGSVIAQMGMPDMRCAISYALAHPERIESGVERLDLSRIGSLTFFPPDLEKFPCLKLAFEAGRKGGAAPAVLNAANEIAVGRFLKGEIGFLKIAQLVETALEKQGDGDLRSLEELVQIDRSARELTETLQ; translated from the coding sequence ATGAAACGACTCGCTATACTTGGTAGTACAGGATCAATTGGACGGCAGGCACTTGATTTAGTGGCCCGTCACACGGACCGGTTTGCGGTTGAAGCACTTGTGGCCGGTGAAAACCTTGACCTCCTCTCAAACCAGATCCGACAGTTTCATCCACATCTCGTTTCTGTGAGACGGGAGAGTGATGCCCGAATCCTCCGGTCGGCGTTTGGTTCAGGGCTTAGGGTTTTGTCGGGAGAGGAAGGGGCGGTCGAGATCGCCGTTGAGTCGAATGCCGATTTAGTCCTTTCCGCAATCGTTGGGGCCGCCGGCCTTAAACCGACGTACGTCGCGCTCCGAAAGGGGAGGGATGTTGCACTGGCCAACAAGGAGAGTCTGGTTATTGCTGGTGAATTGATGACGCGCGAGGCGCAGAAATCGGGAGCGAAGATACTGCCGGTTGACAGTGAGCACAGTGCAATTTTTCAATCACTCCAGGCCGGGCGCTACGAAGAGGTGAGTCGTCTGATCCTTACGGCGTCGGGTGGCCCTTTCTTTACGCGCTCCAGAGATTCCATGGCGACCGTCACGGTCGAGGAGGCGCTCAAACATCCCAACTGGACGATGGGTTCCAAGATTACGATTGATAGTGCCACCCTCATGAACAAAGGGCTCGAGGTGATTGAGGCGCGATGGCTTTTTGGTTTTTCCGTGGGTCAGATCGATGTCCAGATCCATCCGCAAAGTATTATCCATTCGATGGTAGAGTATAAAGATGGTTCGGTGATTGCCCAGATGGGGATGCCGGATATGCGTTGTGCCATCTCCTATGCCTTGGCTCATCCGGAGAGGATCGAATCGGGTGTGGAGAGACTTGATCTCTCCCGGATTGGGTCGCTCACCTTTTTTCCACCCGATCTGGAAAAGTTTCCTTGTCTGAAACTTGCGTTTGAAGCGGGTCGGAAGGGTGGGGCGGCCCCAGCCGTTTTGAATGCGGCCAACGAGATCGCTGTGGGCCGCTTCTTAAAAGGGGAGATCGGATTTTTGAAAATCGCACAATTGGTCGAAACAGCCCTGGAGAAACAGGGCGATGGAGATCTTCGTTCCCTGGAGGAGCTTGTGCAGATTGATCGATCGGCCAGGGAGTTGACGGAGACGCTTCAATGA
- a CDS encoding phosphatidylserine decarboxylase family protein, giving the protein MVKEGYPFLLAGLLLAVPFLVWGGPWGLLALSIPFYVVWFFRNPRRVPPSDEKSLLSPADGKIIFVGEVEEQRYLEKKMQKVSIFMSPVDVHVNRIPITGQIKGIYYNKGKYFSAFKEKASLDNEQNAVSMESTGGYPILFVQIAGFLARRIVCYLKVGDNVRRGERYGLIRFGSRMDVYMPTDFKLTVNLGERVRGGETILGRLL; this is encoded by the coding sequence ATGGTTAAGGAAGGGTATCCTTTTCTCTTGGCGGGGCTCCTTTTAGCCGTCCCCTTCCTGGTTTGGGGCGGGCCTTGGGGTTTGTTGGCCCTTAGTATTCCGTTTTATGTGGTCTGGTTTTTTAGAAATCCCAGGAGAGTGCCCCCTTCCGATGAAAAGAGTCTGCTGTCACCTGCTGATGGGAAAATCATTTTTGTGGGAGAGGTCGAGGAGCAGAGATATCTCGAAAAGAAGATGCAAAAGGTCAGCATCTTTATGTCTCCTGTTGATGTCCATGTGAATCGGATTCCGATCACCGGCCAGATCAAGGGGATTTATTATAACAAAGGGAAATATTTCTCTGCCTTCAAGGAGAAGGCGTCTCTTGATAATGAACAGAACGCCGTTTCGATGGAGTCGACAGGGGGGTATCCGATCCTCTTTGTCCAGATTGCCGGTTTTTTGGCAAGAAGGATTGTTTGTTATCTGAAAGTAGGTGATAATGTCCGTCGCGGTGAGCGGTATGGGCTGATTCGTTTCGGTTCACGAATGGATGTGTATATGCCGACCGATTTTAAGCTGACTGTCAACCTGGGGGAGAGAGTACGGGGTGGTGAGACCATCCTGGGGAGGCTTTTATGA
- the uppS gene encoding di-trans,poly-cis-decaprenylcistransferase — protein MDGNGRWAKARGLPRIEGHQQGAERVDEIVTVCRELGVRYLTLYAFSMENWARPKDEIAALMMLLKHFLVTKREKLLKNEIRLVSIGDTERFPPDVLQTLRETEEMTQSCTRMVLNLALSYSSRDEVIRAINTILKEKEKGTFRDNFISVERFSDYLDTSGMPDPDLIIRTSGENRISNFLLWQAAYAELYFTETPWPDFGREGLYKAIGDYQSRERRFGKTSEQVRS, from the coding sequence ATGGATGGAAACGGTCGATGGGCAAAGGCTCGTGGTCTGCCCCGTATTGAGGGACATCAACAGGGGGCTGAGCGAGTCGATGAGATCGTCACTGTTTGTCGTGAGTTGGGGGTTCGATACCTGACCCTCTACGCCTTTTCGATGGAGAATTGGGCCCGTCCCAAGGATGAGATTGCAGCGCTGATGATGTTGCTCAAGCATTTTTTAGTGACGAAGAGAGAAAAGCTTCTCAAGAACGAAATTCGTCTTGTCTCGATCGGTGACACCGAGCGGTTTCCACCGGATGTGCTGCAGACCTTGAGAGAGACCGAGGAGATGACCCAGTCTTGTACCCGAATGGTCCTTAATCTGGCCCTCTCGTACAGCTCTCGTGATGAGGTGATCCGGGCGATTAATACCATTCTGAAAGAGAAGGAGAAGGGGACTTTCAGGGATAATTTTATTTCGGTCGAACGCTTCTCTGACTATCTGGATACGTCTGGTATGCCGGACCCCGACCTGATCATACGAACCAGTGGGGAGAACCGGATCAGCAATTTTCTTTTGTGGCAGGCCGCCTATGCGGAGCTCTATTTCACGGAGACTCCTTGGCCCGATTTTGGCCGGGAGGGCCTGTACAAGGCGATTGGTGATTATCAGAGTCGTGAAAGGCGTTTTGGCAAGACCTCGGAACAGGTTCGGTCTTAA
- a CDS encoding 2-isopropylmalate synthase encodes MRDRVKIFDTTLRDGEQSPGYSMNLDEKLRMAHQLARLGVDVIEAGFPIASPGDFESVRRVAEEVKGPIICGLARANSLDIDRCWEAVKIAERPRIHVFLATSDIHLKHKLRMTRDEALEEAVKGVQLARSFTQDVEFSAEDATRSDPDYLAEVFQAVIEAGATTLNVPDTVGYTFPLEYSKLIHFLKEKIPSSGQATISVHCHNDLGLSVANSLAAVQAGARQVECTINGIGERAGNASLEEIVMALKVREEALGLETGIETTQLYPASRLLAHITGIGVQPNKAIVGANAFAHESGIHQAGLLRSELTYSIMTPAQVGLTAHQYVMGKHSGRNAFREKLKAMGHELTPEQFESAFIKMKELADKKKRVFDEDIDAIVASLLTQGEERYSLEEIRIQSGTRMIPKATVILRVNGKRRMASAKGDGPVDAAFSAIRKLTKFKGALSKFNINAVTGGTDAQGEVTVALEEKGKTVRGIGSHTDIVIASVKAFLVALNRLDSTSKRLHPQEGV; translated from the coding sequence ATGAGGGATCGGGTAAAGATCTTTGATACGACCCTCCGCGATGGGGAACAGTCGCCCGGTTACAGCATGAATCTTGATGAGAAGCTTCGGATGGCCCACCAGTTGGCCCGTCTGGGGGTGGATGTCATCGAGGCCGGTTTCCCGATCGCCTCACCGGGGGATTTTGAGTCCGTTCGTCGGGTCGCGGAGGAGGTCAAGGGGCCTATTATTTGCGGTCTTGCACGGGCAAATTCACTCGATATTGACCGGTGCTGGGAGGCGGTCAAGATTGCGGAACGACCCAGGATTCACGTCTTTCTCGCAACCTCTGATATTCATCTAAAACACAAATTGAGGATGACGCGGGATGAGGCGCTTGAAGAGGCGGTGAAGGGGGTCCAGTTGGCCAGGAGCTTTACGCAGGATGTCGAGTTCTCTGCGGAGGATGCCACCCGGAGCGATCCGGACTATCTGGCCGAAGTTTTTCAGGCCGTCATAGAGGCAGGGGCGACGACGCTGAATGTCCCCGATACCGTGGGATATACCTTCCCGCTGGAATATTCGAAGCTGATCCACTTCCTGAAGGAAAAAATTCCCAGTAGTGGACAGGCGACGATTAGTGTTCATTGTCACAATGATCTGGGGCTCTCCGTTGCCAACTCGCTGGCGGCGGTCCAGGCCGGTGCCCGGCAAGTGGAATGCACGATTAACGGAATTGGCGAGAGGGCGGGAAATGCCTCTTTGGAAGAGATTGTGATGGCGCTTAAGGTTCGTGAGGAGGCGCTGGGCCTGGAGACAGGGATTGAGACAACGCAACTCTACCCCGCAAGCCGCCTCCTCGCCCATATCACCGGTATTGGAGTCCAGCCAAACAAGGCGATCGTTGGAGCAAACGCCTTTGCCCACGAGTCAGGGATCCATCAGGCCGGCCTGCTGAGGTCCGAGTTGACTTATTCGATCATGACGCCCGCCCAGGTTGGCCTGACGGCGCACCAATACGTGATGGGAAAACACTCGGGGCGGAATGCGTTTCGAGAAAAGCTCAAGGCGATGGGACATGAGCTTACACCGGAACAGTTTGAGAGTGCCTTCATAAAGATGAAGGAGCTTGCCGATAAAAAGAAACGGGTTTTTGATGAGGACATCGACGCGATTGTGGCGAGTCTGCTGACTCAAGGAGAGGAGAGATACTCGCTTGAGGAGATCAGAATTCAGAGCGGAACCCGCATGATACCAAAGGCAACCGTGATACTACGGGTGAATGGCAAGCGACGGATGGCCTCAGCAAAGGGTGATGGACCAGTCGACGCCGCCTTTTCGGCAATTAGAAAACTGACCAAGTTCAAAGGGGCCCTTTCCAAATTTAATATTAATGCGGTGACGGGTGGGACGGATGCCCAGGGAGAGGTGACCGTTGCCCTGGAAGAGAAAGGGAAGACAGTTCGTGGCATCGGTTCGCACACCGATATTGTCATTGCTTCCGTAAAGGCGTTTCTTGTGGCGCTCAATCGGCTTGATTCAACCTCTAAACGGCTTCATCCGCAGGAGGGGGTTTAG
- the pssA gene encoding CDP-diacylglycerol--serine O-phosphatidyltransferase: MKRIPLSRGVALLPNLFTTGSLFCGFYAMVRAISGDFFDAALAIGFCSLFDMLDGRIARMTKSESDFGVEYDSLVDLSSFGIAPGILIYVWSLADFQRIGWLAVFLYVACAALRLARFNVQLQSVEKKRFQGLPTPAAALLLASLVLLYESGYGPDGFKGSLSVGLTFLLGPLMVSQIRYRSFKDLDLKSPNAFYFLVAAVGLILVLALHPEFMPFIVFSTYVLSGPAEEILFLRKKAGEAVSAKLRRKHWPKANLVSLEGKRRESYHEGSGKDL, translated from the coding sequence ATGAAAAGGATTCCATTGTCGCGAGGAGTGGCTCTGCTGCCAAATCTGTTCACGACCGGCAGCCTTTTCTGCGGTTTTTATGCGATGGTTCGTGCGATCTCAGGTGATTTTTTTGATGCGGCCCTGGCGATCGGTTTCTGTTCCCTCTTTGATATGCTCGACGGCCGGATTGCCCGGATGACAAAGAGCGAGAGCGATTTTGGGGTGGAATATGATTCGCTGGTTGATCTCTCCTCTTTTGGCATTGCCCCCGGTATCCTCATTTATGTCTGGAGCCTTGCCGATTTTCAGCGCATCGGCTGGCTTGCGGTCTTTTTGTATGTCGCTTGTGCTGCCCTGCGGCTTGCCCGGTTTAATGTCCAGCTGCAGTCGGTTGAAAAGAAACGGTTTCAGGGGCTACCCACTCCCGCTGCTGCCCTTTTGCTGGCGAGTCTTGTCCTTCTCTACGAGAGTGGATATGGACCGGACGGATTTAAAGGGTCATTGAGTGTTGGATTGACCTTTCTCTTAGGACCCCTCATGGTCAGCCAGATTCGATATCGGAGCTTCAAAGATCTTGATCTGAAGAGCCCAAACGCCTTTTATTTTCTCGTAGCAGCGGTTGGATTAATTCTTGTCCTCGCCCTTCATCCGGAGTTCATGCCTTTTATTGTTTTTTCTACGTATGTCCTTTCAGGTCCGGCAGAGGAGATTTTGTTCTTAAGGAAGAAGGCGGGCGAGGCCGTTTCTGCAAAATTGCGTCGAAAACACTGGCCAAAGGCAAATCTGGTCTCGCTTGAGGGGAAGAGAAGGGAATCATACCATGAGGGATCGGGTAAAGATCTTTGA
- the ilvN gene encoding acetolactate synthase small subunit — protein MEKRHTISVLVENEFGVLARIAGLFAQKGYNIESLSVSPTTDATLSRMTIVTVGNDHVVQQIIKQLDKLINVLRVEDLSHEKHVTRELFLVKLEGRSRSRSEAEKLALEMGGKLIDYSAAAFVVEVTGNEEEGTSCLEKLKKQGILEVVRTGVIAVQRGEHVLVSPKEKL, from the coding sequence ATGGAGAAAAGACACACGATCTCTGTTTTGGTCGAAAACGAATTTGGTGTCCTGGCCCGGATTGCGGGACTCTTTGCGCAGAAGGGGTACAACATTGAAAGCCTCTCGGTCTCGCCGACAACCGATGCAACCCTCTCACGAATGACGATTGTGACGGTTGGAAACGATCATGTTGTTCAACAGATTATCAAACAGCTGGATAAATTGATTAACGTACTTCGGGTGGAAGATCTTTCACACGAGAAGCATGTGACCCGGGAGCTGTTTCTTGTTAAATTAGAAGGTCGATCACGCTCTCGGTCCGAGGCGGAAAAGCTTGCGCTGGAGATGGGGGGAAAACTGATCGATTACAGCGCTGCAGCATTCGTTGTCGAGGTGACCGGAAACGAGGAGGAAGGGACTTCCTGCCTTGAGAAACTTAAAAAGCAGGGGATTCTTGAAGTCGTAAGAACGGGCGTAATCGCCGTTCAGCGGGGTGAGCATGTCCTCGTCTCTCCGAAGGAGAAATTATAA
- the tsaB gene encoding tRNA (adenosine(37)-N6)-threonylcarbamoyltransferase complex dimerization subunit type 1 TsaB, translating to MKILAVDTSTLTGSVALLFEEEKQLKTIGEITLSVSTVHSERLLPALQRLLEEAGASLAEIDLFGVAHGPGSFTGLRIGMATVQGLSLSTGKPAIGVSSLETLAMNAVLHDGLVVPMFDARRGEVYSAVYKANGARRRGLESVEPEVAVSPEKFLELLSLRDEPTFLMIGRGAEVYRTVILERLGSRALFAPALLNIPRASHVGLLAWEGASENRPARENPLSPRYLRSAEITFPKPTKILGNHFG from the coding sequence GTGAAGATTTTAGCGGTTGATACCTCTACACTGACCGGTAGCGTTGCCCTCCTCTTTGAGGAGGAAAAACAACTCAAAACTATTGGTGAGATCACCCTCTCGGTTTCTACCGTCCATTCCGAACGGCTCCTCCCTGCCCTTCAACGCCTCCTGGAAGAGGCCGGAGCCTCTCTCGCCGAGATCGACCTTTTTGGTGTGGCGCACGGCCCCGGCTCCTTTACAGGCCTTAGGATCGGGATGGCAACGGTTCAGGGGCTCTCTCTCTCGACTGGAAAGCCGGCCATTGGTGTCTCCAGTCTCGAGACGCTCGCGATGAACGCCGTTCTTCATGACGGTTTGGTCGTGCCGATGTTCGATGCACGACGGGGAGAGGTCTACTCGGCCGTTTACAAGGCGAATGGTGCGAGGCGGAGGGGGCTCGAATCGGTTGAACCGGAGGTCGCTGTTTCCCCGGAAAAATTTCTGGAGCTCCTTTCTTTGAGGGATGAGCCGACCTTCCTCATGATTGGGAGGGGGGCCGAGGTCTATCGAACAGTCATCCTTGAGAGGTTGGGGTCAAGGGCGCTCTTTGCCCCGGCCTTGCTGAACATCCCCCGTGCCTCCCATGTCGGTTTGTTGGCTTGGGAGGGCGCTTCTGAGAACAGACCGGCTCGTGAAAATCCTCTTTCACCACGCTACCTTCGGAGCGCCGAAATAACATTTCCAAAACCCACCAAAATTTTAGGCAACCATTTCGGGTAA